The Tenuifilum thalassicum genome includes the window TCGAAAGGCACCTCTCTTCCAGTAACCACCTCATAAGCAGTTCTTAAAGCAGCCTCCATAACACCACCAGTTGCACCAAATATAACAGCAGCCCCTGTTGAAGCCCCCATTACGCTATCGTAATGCGACTCAGGCAACGAGGCAAAATCGATACCAGCCTGTTTGATCATAATAGCTAGCTCGCGGGTAGTAAGAACATAGTCCACATCCTTATAACCGCTAGAGCGCATTTCAGGGCGATCGGCCTCAAACTTCTTAGCAGTACAAGGCATTATGGAAACAGAAACAATTTTGGCAGGGTCAAGGTTTCGTTTTTGGGCGTAATATGTTTTGGCTAGGGCGCCAAACATTTGTTGGGGTGATTTACAGGTTGAAAGGTTGTCGAGGTATTCGGGATAGGTATGCTCAATAAACTTTATCCAACCTGGAGAGCAGCTAGTAGCCATTGGCAGTCGAACATTCGGATCTTTATCTACCAACGCTTTCTTAAGGCGGCCAAGTAACTCAAAGCCCTCTTCCATAATGGTAAGGTCGGCTGAAAAATCGGTATCAAGCACTGAATCGAAGCCTAAACGTTTAAGAGCGGTAACCATTTTACCTGTTACAATTTCGCCAGGCTCCATACCTAGAGCCTCACCTAGAGCAACCCTAACAGCAGGTGCTGTTTGAACTACCACATGCTTATCCTCATCAAAGATGGCTTGCCATACCTCGTCAACATAGTTGCGTTCAACTAATGCGCCAGTTGGGCAACGGTTAACGCACTGACCGCAATTGGTACAAACCACCTCGAACATTGGATTCTCAAAGAAGGTGGAAATCTTCATTTTATCACCCTTATAGGCTACCCCAAGCGCGCTAACATGCTGGAGTTCCTCGCAAGTACGAACACAACGCTGACAACGAATACACTTGCTGTCGTCCTTTATAATTGAAGGAGAGTATGCATCCATTTGGTAGTTCTTATGAGGCACCAAATCGATAAACATGGGCTCAGAAATTTTATATTCTGCAGCAAGCTCCTGAAGTTCACAATTACCATTCTTATAACAGGTTGTACACTTAGCGTTGTGCTCTGAGAGCAAAAGGTCAATGATGTGCTTACGAGCGGTACGCACCTTAATAGTATTAGTTTGGATTTCCATACCTTCGGCAACAGGCATTGCGCAGGATGCAGGAAGAGTTCTAGAACCCTTCATTTCAACCACACACACACGACAGTTCCCTGCAACGCAAAGGTCGTCGTGATAGCATAGAGTGGGAATGTGAATGTTTAATTTCTTGGCAGCCTGCAAAATGGTAGTGCCCTCATCAACTGTAATAGGCATGCCGTCGATTGTGAGATTTATCTGTTTAGCCATAATCTTTGTCTGTTTAGTTGGATTAGTAAATCATCTCCTCCTTAAAGTTCTCAACAATAGAGAAGAAAGAGTTTGCAACACTTTGTCCTAGACCGCACTTAGCAGTTATCTTCATGGTTTGAGCGAGTTTTTGAAGCTGTTCAAGATAATTTGCATGCTTTTCGCCTTTTTTCACAGCCTCAATACCGAGCTTAAGTTGTTGGCACCCCACACGGCAAGGGGTACACTGACCGCAAGACTCCTCCTCAAAGAACTCTAGGTAGTTATGGAGTACGTTAAACATTGAGCGCGAGCTATTAAAAAGCATCATAGAACCTCCAGTAGGCACGCCCTCAAAACCGATTATGGTGTCTTTGAATTTCTTACGAGGAACACAAAAACCGGAAGCACCACCAACCTGAACTGCTTTTGTATCGCCATCGCCAAACTCCTCAACGAATTGCTCAACGGTCATACCCAGCTCCAACTCATAGATACCAGGTTTGGGGGTATCGCCTGAAACAGAGAAAACCTTAGAACCGCGAGAGTCAGCAGTACCAAGCTCTTTGAATTTGCGGGCTCCATAACGGAAAATCATAAAGGAGTACACAAGGGTTTCAACGTTATTGATAACTGTTGGCTTTTTACGAAAACCAGAAACAGTAGGATAAGGAGGCTTGTTGCGAGGCTCACCCCTGTCGCCCTCCATTGATTCGAATAAAGCACTCTCTTCGCCACATATATACGCACCGCTTCCCATAATAATTTTAATGCGGAAAGGGATTTTCATTTCGTCAAGCAAGGCGTGAAAAACTTCGAGCTGGCTTTCTAGCTCTTTTAAGAGGAAACGATACTCGCCTCTCAGGTAGATATAGCCTTCTTTTGCGCCAATTGCTTTTGCACAAATGGCCATTCCTCCAAATACCTTCATGGGAACCTGGAATAGTATTTCACGATCCTTAAAGGTACCAGGCTCACCCTCATCGGCATTACACACCACGTACTTTTCGGGATCGGGTTGTTCGGCTGTAAACTTCCACTTCAGAGCGGTTGGGAAACCAGCGCCTCCCCTACCCTTGAGGCCAGACTCAAGGAGTTCGTTGATAATTTCGTCGTTACTCTTTTGGTAAGCTGACTGTAAGACCTGTTTAAAGTCGCAATCCTTATCAAAAATCAGGTCAACGCGACGTAAGAAATTATTTGACATAATCGAATCTCCTTTTACTTTTTAATGTACTCACTAATAATTTCACGAACTTTCTCTGGAGTAAGTTCTGTGTAAGCCTCATCGTTAATGAGCATAGCAGGTCCCTTATGACACCAACCTAAACAGTTAGTTTCAAGCAAGGTGAACTTCCTGTTGGAAGTGGTTTCGCCCACTTTAATCTTGAGTAAATCCTCAATCTCCTGAATAATCAAATTTTTACCCTTCATGGAACAGGAGATTGTGCGACAAACGCGAATCACATACTTACCCCTTGGTTGGGTGTCAAGAAAAGAATAGAAGGTAGCAGTCCCATACACTTTGGCTGCTGACATGTCGAGCTCACGCGCTATTTCTGACATTGCCTCGCTCGAGATGTAGCGTTCTTCCTGAACCACACCTTGTAGGATAGGAATCAAACTCTCCCTTGTCCGCCCATACTTGTCGGCAAGAGTTTTCACTAATTCTTTGGTATCCGTCATAACCTTTTAATTTAAAGATATCAATACTGTTATTTAACTAACACTGTTATATTAATAACATACATTTTTTACGTAAATACCTGATTTACTTTTCTAAATATAATTTTACCAACCAATCTTAAAACTGACTTTTGTCAGCTTTTAACAACAAAAGGGCTTAAATGATAAATTTAGAATCATTCAAAAAAAGAGACACAACAACGTCTAAGACAAGTCATTCAGCTAGATGCCCTCACAAATCACATTAAATCAGCATGGAAAGCACGCATAAATACATCTACCTTAGAAGAGTCAAAAGCGAGAGGCTTTAAACTCTATTTTCCCATTCATTAGAGAGTAATAAAATGAGAGTTTGTATTAATCAAAAAATGTTGCTTAAATCTTCTTGAAATATTTAATACAACAAATTATCCTAAATATGAAAGAAAAACTAAATTTGCGTTTAATAGATTTGGGACAAAAAATGCGACTTAAAAAGTATTATTTACTTATTGGGATTAGCTTTTTATTCATTCTATCATCGTGTATACATCCTGGGGAGTATAGAATGCGCGATAGGTATGTTGTTACTACAAAATCGCTCTATATACGCTCAGCCCCCTCAACTGTTTCCGACGTAATTGGTAGTCTGAGCAAAGGAGACACAATTATAGCTGCGGCTACAGACAAGTATTGGGTTATGATTCGAGATGGTGCATATACCGGTTATGTATCAACAGAATACTTAAAAAAAATTAACTACCCTATAACACCTCAATACCTAGAAACAATAGAAAAACTTGCCAACTGGCAAAAGTGGTACTTTTGGTTAGTAGCAGCAGGGTTGCTATTTATTTGGGTTACGGTTGATGAGTTCTTTATTAATGCCAAGCATAAGCTTAGACGTAAGTTTGGGTTCAACACGAAAGGCATAATTATTTCACATGTCACCTTTTTTGTTGTAGGTATATTATCGGGTATCATATACATTTACTGGAAAGACTCATTCATTGAGGGCCTTAGTAAAGGGTTTGAATCATCAATCACTAGCGATATATCCTCGATGTCGTTTTGGATTCAAGCGGTTCTAATCCTTATCAGCTTACTGATTGATTACCTGGGGTCAATCTTTATAAGCGGGATTCGATTTGGGACCTTACTAACATTTTTTGACTTTACTTTAGGGATGATAATTCTTATAATCTCGTTCTACTTTACCATTGCACTTAGCTTCTATGCTATAGCATTTCTAATTATCTTTTTTACGGCTCGGTTCATACACGCCGTATACCAGAACAGCAACAAGTTTAAGCCGAATCGAATCTAGTTTAGGCTCCGGGGATAAACCTTATGGCACTTGCTTTTATTGAGGCGAATAGTTCAACTCCCGGCTCAATATTTAGTTTTTCCTTTGATTCCCATGTTATGTGAGCATGAATTCTAAAGCCACAATCGAGGACTACCTCATAGCCATAGGGCTGAGCAAAAACATCTACAACCTTTCCTTTAAAAATATTTAAAGCACTTTGCTCTGATATGGTGTGAGCAAGAACTACTGCAGCCTCAGAAAAAAGAATATAACCTGACTTGTAATTACTATTGGCAAAAAACGCTATCTTATGATTATTGGTAATATTCCCAATCACTAGCCCATGTTGGGAATCAGAGGTTTGTTCTACTTTAAAAAAATTCCTTGCCCCAGTAAAATGGGCAACAAAATCGTTGTTTGGGTTTTGAAAAACCTTTAAGGTTTCGCCTACTTGAACTAGGGAGCCATTTCTTATAACACCAACCCTGTTTGCTAACGTGATTGCCTCATCAAAGCTGTGGGTTACATGAATCATGGTTGTTCCATTTCTATTTAACTCACGCAGCAACGCACTTATTTCAAGATGCAAGCTTGTGTCTAATGCAGAAAGGGGCTCGTCGAGTAAAAGGACCCTAGGATTAAGAGCAAGAGTACGCGCCATGGCAACTCTCTGTAGTTCACCACCAGAGAGATTTCTAGTATCTCTTTTTATGATATTAGAAATAGAAAACCTTTCTGCCAATTCATGTACGCGCTTTTTTACACTTTTTGATTCGAGTCCTTTCACTTTAAGGGGATATGCAATGTTGTCGAAAACATTCATATGTGGAAAAATGGCCAGGTCCTGAAATAGGATTCCCAACTGACGCTGCCCTACTGGTTCATGCGTAATATTTTTCCCATCAAGAAACACCCTGCCTTTATCGGGAGAAACTAATCCAACTAGAACCTTTAACAAGATTGATTTTCCAGAGCCAGAAGGTCCTAGCAAAACGAAGTAATCGCCCTGATTAACCCTAAATGAAATGTCGGCTAACTTAAAAGTTGGAAATGACTTTGATATCTGATCTGCAATAAGCATAGATTACCTTTTTCGCGATAAAAGTCTTAAAAAGACAAAAACAAAAAGTGAAATAGATAGGAAAACAATAGCAGCAGGGCGAGCATATTTTAGCCCAAAGGTAGTAAACCTATCATATATCATAACAGAAGCCACCATAGGATGGTAAGCAACAATAACCACGGCGCCAAATTCGCTTAGCCCTCTTGCAAACATCATAACAAAGCCAGTCAATATGTTTCGGAATGCCAACGGCAACGAGATGGTATAAAAGACCTTGAATGGACTTGCACCAAGAGTCAACGCTGCTTGTTCTAACTTAACAGGCACTTGCAGAAATCCATCTCTTGCTGCATTAACCAGGAATGGTAAGCTTACAAACGCCATAGCAACAGCAATTGCCACTGGTGTTCCAATAAGATTAACCCCTAAAACACTCATTGCATTTCCAATAATGCTATCGCCACTGATAATTCCAATTAATGCGATACCCGCAACGGAATGAGGTATAACAACTGGCAAATCGACAAGCCCATTGATTAATCCCTTTAAAGGAAAATCGTAACGGGCTAACAAATAGGATAAAGGGATTGCAGGTATAGCAAAAAAAACAGTTGCAATAGCGGATATCGAGATTGAAAGCCAAATGGAATGAAGTACTTGGCTTTCATTTGCCGTTGCAGCAATATCCTTAAATGGAGTATGAACAACCATGCCAACCAAAGGTGCAACAATAAAAAGAATTACAATGGAGCTAAGAAGCATCAATGCTAACCTAAATGGAGAAAACTGTTTGGTCATGCCAGCCAATTGCATCACTAATTCATTTTAGCAAACTTCAAAAACTCCTTGGGTACTTCACCACATCCATCAGGGTTAAATGGGACTAACACGTTCTGCCCCATTGCTTCAACGATACTAAGTCCACCATTTTTGGAAAGGAAGAAGCTAGCAAACTTTTGAGCAAGTTCAGCATTTGGTGCATTTGTTGGAATAGTAAATGCATATAAA containing:
- a CDS encoding SH3 domain-containing protein; protein product: MKEKLNLRLIDLGQKMRLKKYYLLIGISFLFILSSCIHPGEYRMRDRYVVTTKSLYIRSAPSTVSDVIGSLSKGDTIIAAATDKYWVMIRDGAYTGYVSTEYLKKINYPITPQYLETIEKLANWQKWYFWLVAAGLLFIWVTVDEFFINAKHKLRRKFGFNTKGIIISHVTFFVVGILSGIIYIYWKDSFIEGLSKGFESSITSDISSMSFWIQAVLILISLLIDYLGSIFISGIRFGTLLTFFDFTLGMIILIISFYFTIALSFYAIAFLIIFFTARFIHAVYQNSNKFKPNRI
- a CDS encoding NADH-dependent [FeFe] hydrogenase, group A6; the encoded protein is MMAKQINLTIDGMPITVDEGTTILQAAKKLNIHIPTLCYHDDLCVAGNCRVCVVEMKGSRTLPASCAMPVAEGMEIQTNTIKVRTARKHIIDLLLSEHNAKCTTCYKNGNCELQELAAEYKISEPMFIDLVPHKNYQMDAYSPSIIKDDSKCIRCQRCVRTCEELQHVSALGVAYKGDKMKISTFFENPMFEVVCTNCGQCVNRCPTGALVERNYVDEVWQAIFDEDKHVVVQTAPAVRVALGEALGMEPGEIVTGKMVTALKRLGFDSVLDTDFSADLTIMEEGFELLGRLKKALVDKDPNVRLPMATSCSPGWIKFIEHTYPEYLDNLSTCKSPQQMFGALAKTYYAQKRNLDPAKIVSVSIMPCTAKKFEADRPEMRSSGYKDVDYVLTTRELAIMIKQAGIDFASLPESHYDSVMGASTGAAVIFGATGGVMEAALRTAYEVVTGREVPFDGLNITPVRGMDGVREAAVKIEGTKPEWSFLEGAELKTVVAHGLTNAKKVMDAVRDGKANWHFIEIMACPGGCIGGGGQPIPTNEEIRKKRAEAIYREDEGMPIRKSHENPEVLAIYKEFLGEPNSHKSHELLHTHYKERQRY
- a CDS encoding ABC transporter ATP-binding protein, which produces MLIADQISKSFPTFKLADISFRVNQGDYFVLLGPSGSGKSILLKVLVGLVSPDKGRVFLDGKNITHEPVGQRQLGILFQDLAIFPHMNVFDNIAYPLKVKGLESKSVKKRVHELAERFSISNIIKRDTRNLSGGELQRVAMARTLALNPRVLLLDEPLSALDTSLHLEISALLRELNRNGTTMIHVTHSFDEAITLANRVGVIRNGSLVQVGETLKVFQNPNNDFVAHFTGARNFFKVEQTSDSQHGLVIGNITNNHKIAFFANSNYKSGYILFSEAAVVLAHTISEQSALNIFKGKVVDVFAQPYGYEVVLDCGFRIHAHITWESKEKLNIEPGVELFASIKASAIRFIPGA
- a CDS encoding ABC transporter permease — translated: MQLAGMTKQFSPFRLALMLLSSIVILFIVAPLVGMVVHTPFKDIAATANESQVLHSIWLSISISAIATVFFAIPAIPLSYLLARYDFPLKGLINGLVDLPVVIPHSVAGIALIGIISGDSIIGNAMSVLGVNLIGTPVAIAVAMAFVSLPFLVNAARDGFLQVPVKLEQAALTLGASPFKVFYTISLPLAFRNILTGFVMMFARGLSEFGAVVIVAYHPMVASVMIYDRFTTFGLKYARPAAIVFLSISLFVFVFLRLLSRKR
- a CDS encoding NADH-ubiquinone oxidoreductase-F iron-sulfur binding region domain-containing protein, coding for MSNNFLRRVDLIFDKDCDFKQVLQSAYQKSNDEIINELLESGLKGRGGAGFPTALKWKFTAEQPDPEKYVVCNADEGEPGTFKDREILFQVPMKVFGGMAICAKAIGAKEGYIYLRGEYRFLLKELESQLEVFHALLDEMKIPFRIKIIMGSGAYICGEESALFESMEGDRGEPRNKPPYPTVSGFRKKPTVINNVETLVYSFMIFRYGARKFKELGTADSRGSKVFSVSGDTPKPGIYELELGMTVEQFVEEFGDGDTKAVQVGGASGFCVPRKKFKDTIIGFEGVPTGGSMMLFNSSRSMFNVLHNYLEFFEEESCGQCTPCRVGCQQLKLGIEAVKKGEKHANYLEQLQKLAQTMKITAKCGLGQSVANSFFSIVENFKEEMIY
- the nuoE gene encoding NADH-quinone oxidoreductase subunit NuoE; amino-acid sequence: MTDTKELVKTLADKYGRTRESLIPILQGVVQEERYISSEAMSEIARELDMSAAKVYGTATFYSFLDTQPRGKYVIRVCRTISCSMKGKNLIIQEIEDLLKIKVGETTSNRKFTLLETNCLGWCHKGPAMLINDEAYTELTPEKVREIISEYIKK